In a single window of the Spirochaetota bacterium genome:
- a CDS encoding SDR family NAD(P)-dependent oxidoreductase, with protein sequence MSNDKQNYYLNEGIAIIGIGCIYPKASNKDIFWENIINKVDGIRDVPKDRWDVDVYFHEDRNVPDKTYQKIGGFVDEIDSKEISIKYKIPPRTVEAMDRSQRYAILAAGEALIDSGYDEKDFDRERTAVVIGNSMGGDQIDYTNLRAFFGDIEDNLRRCNSFSNLDSSLRAEIIEEFEKRVKGGLPVITEDSMPGELANVISGRIANVFNLRGPSFTVDAACASSMAAFSSSVKGLRTREYDMVITGGSDFLMGPGPYIKFSKIGALSPDGSRPFDAGANGFVMGEGVGLFVLKRVSDARRDGDKIYSVIRGIGASSDGKGKGITAPNPKGQMLAINRAFESAGYAPDTVQYVEAHGTATIVGDVAEVESLCNVWDTNKMKAGSIGIGSVKSMIGHLKAAAGSASIVKVALALHKKKLPPSINYNTPNPNIDFGNIPFRVITKPEDWPAGIDGNPRRANTSAFGFGGTNFHIAMEEDVGDNGMPMEDKRYFTSNFDSTFSERSNVMNTDEHYAKENDKGGYGPALSFDNSNDKRYSLSEPERLKLEGEAIIIGGSSWDDVKAKMDDLRGFFQSKKMDGDEKFSISMKELFTKLNMQSNGADFKLGISAISVADLIGKLDIAEESLYNHKKRIVLKNKGIFYGEELKSKKEKLGKIGFLFPGQGSQYTNMLKDLYSKYKIVKETYDEADEVMQGIIGKKITEIIFIRDDAEDDERREAEEKLKQTEVAQPAILAADVAIYRLLRSFGVSPDVVVGHSLGEYGALVAAGVLDFKDALYAVSARGREIAKVQIDDVGKMASIAINYQKVGDKIKDIDGYVIIANKNCYSQTVIAGDSKTVLKAIDKFSKMGVQAQEIPVSHAFHSQIVAPACDPYRRVLEGLDILSPKIDILANLNADYYPKGDDVREKILDILEKHIANPVEFIDQIERMYNDGVRIFLEIGPKRALTSFVVNIIDKKPHLAVATNHPKRGGVITLNDSLAAIATYGYDIDWNGVTPDGMRMNNPYWRYSDSNFGGDGRVVELSSYRTEASVEFKETRDEERLLTNKNDPRGGDSEKYDIRSDVTNLRRGIEDIAVDSLFSDFQKKQKELVRDVLDNYSKRSEELLYDHLREMLHQKKEMDKYNINLERVMISGISVGLPGLRYSVFGDDAFDRLFDGVNMIDPLTNDEMRTIVDKNIHRLVKSSDGGAHFETIDNLSQVPKLAGKMGKFDFETDYGIDNSFSETLDVVSKLVIAASLEALKDAGIPLVRIYKDTSTGGVLPLHWGLPEYMIDDTGIVFASAFPGYDSLVDEVSRSIAYRYGSKSKRELTELYTSIIQRVDDEKIREELSDWYVNNYSTLNISEGEDGIYKFNRKFILRILAMGHSQLAQFLRVRGPNLQVNTACSSTVTAVGVAEDLIRTGRAKRIILVGADVVTNEFMEWLVSGLFAVGAMSSEGDYRNAAIPFDKRRSGMIAGMGAAGMVIEAESEIRKRGMEPIVELVATEYSNSAFHFSRLDIDHIASVMDRLITKVERVLEIKRSDIAKELTFMSHETYTPARGGSASAEVKSLRSTFGDEWKSIVVSNTKGFTGHAMGAGIEDVCIIRSLQIGKLPPIANYKEPDPELAGLNLSHGGNYDNLKYGLRLGAGFGSQISMSFIRLVSKNEDRIVDRLSYNNWLSSISGIDNPELEIVNRTLRVKEDERILNRKRDLPRVDIPKKRIQEAVVETALEGKNEEVDTVEAIAQSTSPSSMDDVVRSKILGIVSDKTGYPEDLIEFDLDMESDLGIDTVKQAEMFGMIREVFDIPKDEGLKIKDFPTLNHILDYAKGRSSADSGNGGAVVSERVVDSSSSRGDDDAIRSKILGIVSDKTGYPEDLIEFDLDMESDLGIDTVKQAEMFGMIREVFDIPKDEGLKIKDFPTLNHILEFARDRSNGFKTDAIGGSDVEGTISTEANVSDSKIKRIIAEIIDDPLNMDRDGRFNFEGYNIIITDDGKGVAKSLSRVFSENKANVEIIDFNGIETEDELMRRVEEVKRLGKINGFVHLVPLRESKNLTDLSFDEWRQLTFHSVKGLFILTKAIQMDLLDNAGSKSAFVLTATSMGGSFGFEDFQVNEPTSGGVAGLTKALNKELEGVLVKTVDFLIKGKPSSISRTIFNEIQYGDERVEVGYSGKRRVIPQLIFSELNTDVEPRMKFDSESVFLITGGGYGITSEIAKDIAKHFKSRIIIISREGLPSNIEELASLDENGLKELKDRVINELKSTEKRITPVIIDREYGKYLNAIEKYKNIRQMEDIGAASVEYYPCDVSDNEGMSGIINSIKEKYGRIDVIIHGAGIDYGKLLEDKKYKDFCRVFDVKVDGCFNLVELTRDIDVKALVTFSSVSGRFGNRGQTDYSAANDLLNKYVQHVNKRKNGKTVAVSMNWSGWKDVGMATRESITKIFEEDGIDMISLADGVTRVREEILFGHDSEVVIAGKVGILDSDAIVVGDRSKEFLNLVSLVKSKREVYPLLDEIIDFEPGKRLVVKKKLDPEIDIYLKDHSIENVPYFPAVMGIEAFAEVTHLLFPEKRIRSMRDIQFQVPIKLLKGNPVDLIITVEECGTEDGKTELNAKIETEFYNKEGIKLGDNKLHFTARIIISEDKVVLTKSESAAHEQHIIERYMKDGAVEISDEEIYKRFFHGPVFQVHNGVLNLNTDKKRIVGAVGIKNEKIFKSIEKPRFIANPMTIEAALQNAGIYGMANANMSSLPDAITELEFRKIPDKVDSLFILAEHIGNEEDKHIYDTEIFDNDGNLYSRMKGYKMINTEELEENERFQ encoded by the coding sequence ATGTCAAATGATAAACAAAATTATTATTTAAATGAAGGTATAGCTATCATAGGTATAGGTTGCATATATCCAAAAGCATCAAATAAGGATATTTTTTGGGAGAATATTATTAATAAAGTAGATGGAATTAGAGATGTTCCGAAAGATAGGTGGGATGTTGATGTCTATTTTCATGAAGATAGAAATGTGCCGGATAAGACCTATCAGAAGATTGGTGGATTCGTTGATGAAATCGATTCAAAAGAGATATCTATCAAATACAAGATCCCACCAAGAACTGTTGAAGCTATGGACAGGTCGCAGAGATACGCAATTTTGGCTGCTGGCGAGGCATTGATAGACTCTGGGTATGATGAGAAGGATTTTGATAGGGAAAGGACAGCTGTAGTAATTGGGAATTCTATGGGAGGCGATCAGATAGATTATACTAACCTGAGAGCCTTTTTTGGTGATATTGAAGATAACCTTAGGAGGTGTAACAGTTTCTCTAATCTTGATTCAAGTCTTCGTGCAGAGATAATAGAAGAGTTTGAGAAACGCGTTAAGGGTGGTTTGCCTGTGATTACTGAAGATTCGATGCCAGGCGAACTGGCAAATGTGATCTCTGGCAGAATTGCGAATGTCTTTAACTTGAGAGGACCAAGCTTTACTGTTGATGCAGCATGCGCTTCTTCAATGGCAGCATTCTCATCATCAGTGAAGGGATTGAGAACGAGAGAATACGATATGGTGATTACTGGCGGATCTGATTTTTTGATGGGTCCGGGGCCTTATATTAAATTTTCTAAAATTGGGGCTCTTTCTCCAGATGGCAGCAGACCATTTGATGCAGGTGCCAATGGCTTTGTCATGGGAGAGGGTGTTGGGCTTTTTGTGCTGAAAAGGGTTAGTGATGCAAGGCGTGATGGCGATAAAATATATTCTGTTATCAGAGGCATTGGGGCCTCTAGTGATGGCAAAGGGAAAGGAATCACTGCCCCCAATCCTAAAGGACAGATGTTAGCGATTAACAGGGCCTTTGAAAGCGCTGGTTATGCCCCTGATACCGTTCAATATGTTGAGGCGCATGGCACTGCAACAATCGTGGGTGATGTAGCTGAGGTTGAATCCCTCTGCAATGTTTGGGATACTAATAAAATGAAGGCTGGTTCAATAGGTATAGGGTCAGTAAAGTCTATGATTGGACATCTAAAGGCTGCTGCTGGTTCAGCGTCTATTGTAAAGGTAGCGCTTGCGCTTCATAAAAAGAAATTACCGCCTTCAATAAATTACAATACTCCTAATCCAAATATAGATTTTGGGAATATACCATTTAGAGTAATTACTAAGCCTGAGGATTGGCCAGCTGGGATAGATGGTAATCCCAGGAGGGCAAACACCAGTGCTTTTGGTTTTGGAGGCACAAACTTTCATATAGCAATGGAGGAGGATGTCGGGGATAATGGTATGCCTATGGAGGATAAGAGATATTTTACATCTAATTTTGATAGTACATTTTCTGAGAGGAGTAATGTAATGAATACTGATGAACATTATGCAAAGGAGAATGATAAAGGAGGATATGGCCCGGCATTATCATTTGATAACTCTAATGATAAGAGATATTCATTATCTGAACCTGAGAGATTAAAACTTGAGGGAGAGGCTATAATTATTGGTGGATCCTCATGGGATGATGTTAAAGCCAAGATGGATGATTTGAGGGGATTTTTTCAATCAAAGAAGATGGATGGTGATGAGAAATTCAGTATAAGCATGAAGGAATTATTCACCAAGTTGAATATGCAGAGCAATGGCGCTGATTTCAAGCTTGGAATATCAGCCATTTCGGTAGCAGATTTGATAGGCAAGTTGGATATAGCGGAAGAGTCCCTATATAATCATAAAAAGAGAATCGTCTTAAAGAACAAAGGGATATTTTATGGGGAGGAGTTGAAATCAAAGAAAGAGAAGCTTGGTAAAATAGGATTTCTCTTTCCCGGACAGGGGTCACAGTATACCAATATGTTGAAAGACCTGTATAGTAAATACAAAATCGTGAAAGAGACCTATGACGAGGCAGATGAGGTTATGCAGGGAATAATTGGCAAGAAGATAACCGAGATAATATTTATAAGGGACGATGCTGAAGATGATGAGAGAAGAGAGGCTGAAGAGAAACTAAAACAGACAGAGGTTGCTCAGCCCGCTATTCTAGCGGCTGATGTTGCGATCTATAGATTGTTGAGAAGCTTTGGAGTGTCTCCTGATGTTGTTGTTGGGCATAGTCTTGGAGAATATGGAGCGTTGGTTGCAGCAGGTGTGTTGGATTTTAAAGATGCTCTATATGCCGTGTCCGCAAGGGGCAGGGAGATAGCTAAAGTGCAAATAGACGATGTCGGGAAGATGGCCAGTATTGCCATAAATTATCAGAAGGTGGGGGATAAAATAAAAGATATAGATGGTTATGTGATCATTGCCAATAAAAATTGCTATTCTCAAACGGTTATTGCCGGGGATTCGAAAACAGTTTTAAAGGCTATTGATAAATTTTCTAAGATGGGTGTTCAGGCGCAGGAGATCCCTGTTTCCCACGCCTTCCATTCCCAGATTGTAGCTCCGGCGTGTGATCCATATAGGAGAGTGCTGGAGGGATTGGATATCCTTAGCCCGAAGATTGATATCCTTGCAAATCTGAACGCTGACTACTATCCCAAGGGAGATGACGTGCGGGAAAAGATTCTCGATATACTTGAAAAGCATATAGCGAATCCTGTGGAATTTATTGATCAGATAGAGAGGATGTATAATGATGGAGTGAGGATATTTTTAGAGATTGGCCCTAAAAGGGCTCTTACCTCCTTTGTGGTGAACATTATTGATAAAAAACCACATCTTGCAGTCGCCACCAATCATCCAAAGAGGGGTGGGGTGATCACCTTAAACGATTCATTGGCCGCTATTGCAACTTATGGATATGATATAGATTGGAATGGGGTTACCCCGGATGGCATGAGAATGAATAATCCATATTGGAGATATAGCGATAGTAATTTTGGAGGGGATGGAAGGGTAGTTGAGTTATCCTCATACAGAACAGAAGCGAGTGTGGAGTTTAAGGAAACGCGAGATGAGGAGCGACTTCTGACAAATAAGAATGATCCAAGGGGAGGTGATTCTGAAAAGTATGATATAAGGAGTGATGTAACTAATTTACGCAGGGGAATCGAAGATATCGCTGTTGATAGTTTGTTTAGTGATTTCCAGAAAAAGCAGAAGGAATTGGTGAGGGATGTTCTTGATAATTATTCAAAGAGGAGTGAGGAGTTATTATACGATCATCTTCGGGAGATGTTGCATCAGAAAAAGGAGATGGATAAATATAATATCAATCTTGAGAGGGTTATGATATCAGGAATATCCGTCGGATTGCCAGGATTAAGATATAGCGTATTCGGCGATGATGCCTTTGACAGGTTATTTGATGGTGTGAATATGATTGATCCCCTCACTAATGATGAGATGAGAACCATAGTTGATAAGAATATACATCGACTTGTGAAGTCATCAGATGGGGGTGCCCATTTTGAGACTATTGATAATCTATCACAGGTGCCTAAACTGGCTGGGAAGATGGGCAAATTTGATTTTGAGACTGATTATGGCATTGATAATAGCTTTTCGGAAACCCTTGATGTGGTCTCAAAACTTGTGATAGCGGCTAGTCTTGAGGCATTAAAGGATGCCGGCATCCCTCTTGTTAGAATATATAAGGATACCTCAACAGGTGGTGTCCTGCCATTACATTGGGGGCTTCCGGAGTATATGATAGATGATACCGGGATTGTGTTTGCTTCAGCATTCCCAGGTTATGATTCATTGGTTGATGAGGTATCCAGAAGCATAGCCTATAGATATGGTTCGAAGTCAAAGCGTGAGCTAACAGAACTTTATACTTCAATTATCCAGAGGGTGGATGACGAAAAGATTCGTGAGGAGTTATCCGATTGGTATGTTAATAATTATTCAACATTAAATATATCAGAGGGTGAGGATGGAATTTATAAATTTAATAGGAAATTTATCTTAAGAATTCTCGCCATGGGTCATTCGCAACTGGCACAATTCCTCCGAGTAAGAGGTCCTAATCTGCAAGTGAATACAGCATGTTCTTCCACAGTGACCGCTGTAGGGGTTGCGGAGGATTTGATAAGGACAGGCAGAGCCAAAAGGATTATATTAGTTGGCGCTGATGTTGTTACAAATGAGTTTATGGAGTGGTTAGTGAGCGGGCTTTTTGCAGTTGGCGCTATGTCATCGGAGGGCGATTATAGAAATGCCGCCATACCCTTTGATAAGCGCAGGAGTGGTATGATTGCTGGGATGGGGGCTGCTGGGATGGTTATTGAAGCGGAGTCTGAAATAAGGAAGAGGGGGATGGAGCCAATCGTTGAGCTTGTTGCAACAGAGTATTCAAACAGCGCGTTTCATTTCAGCAGGTTAGATATCGATCATATAGCATCTGTTATGGACAGATTGATAACCAAGGTTGAGAGAGTGTTGGAGATTAAGAGAAGCGATATTGCAAAGGAACTAACTTTCATGTCGCATGAAACATATACGCCAGCAAGGGGTGGCAGCGCCTCGGCAGAGGTTAAGTCATTGAGGTCGACGTTTGGGGATGAATGGAAGAGTATTGTCGTTTCGAATACAAAGGGATTTACCGGTCATGCAATGGGGGCTGGCATAGAGGATGTATGTATAATTAGGTCTCTTCAAATTGGCAAATTGCCACCGATCGCAAATTATAAGGAACCAGACCCGGAGCTTGCTGGATTAAACCTTAGTCATGGCGGGAACTATGATAATCTGAAATATGGTCTGAGACTTGGTGCGGGGTTCGGTTCACAGATATCGATGAGTTTTATTAGGCTAGTGAGCAAAAATGAAGATAGGATTGTGGATCGGTTGAGTTATAATAATTGGTTAAGTTCAATATCCGGGATTGATAATCCTGAGCTTGAGATAGTGAATAGAACATTGAGGGTAAAAGAGGATGAAAGAATACTGAACAGGAAAAGGGATTTACCAAGAGTGGATATCCCCAAGAAGAGGATTCAAGAAGCAGTAGTTGAGACGGCGTTGGAAGGGAAAAATGAAGAGGTAGACACTGTTGAGGCTATAGCGCAATCTACTTCACCTTCAAGCATGGATGACGTAGTAAGGTCTAAGATACTTGGCATAGTATCTGATAAGACCGGTTATCCTGAGGATTTGATAGAGTTTGATCTTGATATGGAGTCTGACTTGGGTATAGACACGGTGAAGCAGGCAGAGATGTTCGGCATGATACGGGAGGTTTTTGATATCCCTAAGGATGAGGGATTGAAGATAAAGGACTTTCCAACGCTTAATCACATATTAGATTATGCGAAGGGGCGTTCATCAGCTGATTCTGGGAATGGTGGAGCGGTTGTTTCTGAAAGAGTCGTTGATTCTTCATCGTCCAGAGGTGATGATGATGCGATCAGGTCTAAGATACTTGGCATAGTATCTGATAAGACCGGTTATCCTGAGGATTTGATAGAGTTTGATCTTGATATGGAGTCTGACTTGGGTATAGACACGGTGAAGCAGGCAGAGATGTTCGGCATGATACGGGAGGTTTTTGATATCCCTAAGGATGAGGGATTGAAGATAAAGGACTTTCCAACTCTAAATCACATATTAGAATTTGCAAGAGATAGGTCAAATGGATTTAAAACGGATGCAATTGGCGGGAGTGACGTTGAGGGTACAATCTCCACTGAGGCAAATGTATCGGATAGCAAAATCAAGAGAATCATTGCTGAAATAATTGACGATCCCTTGAATATGGATAGGGATGGGAGATTCAATTTTGAAGGATATAATATAATCATTACTGATGATGGCAAGGGAGTAGCGAAGAGTTTGAGTCGAGTATTTAGTGAGAATAAGGCAAATGTTGAGATTATTGATTTTAACGGTATTGAAACTGAGGATGAACTTATGCGTAGAGTGGAAGAGGTGAAGCGACTAGGTAAAATCAATGGTTTTGTGCATTTGGTTCCACTTAGGGAGAGTAAGAATTTAACTGATCTCAGCTTTGATGAATGGCGACAACTTACCTTTCATAGCGTAAAGGGGCTTTTTATCTTAACTAAGGCCATCCAAATGGATTTATTAGATAATGCAGGTTCAAAGAGCGCCTTTGTCTTAACCGCTACATCCATGGGTGGATCATTCGGCTTTGAGGATTTCCAAGTGAATGAACCAACTAGTGGGGGCGTTGCCGGTCTTACCAAGGCATTAAACAAGGAGCTTGAAGGAGTGCTTGTAAAGACGGTAGATTTTTTGATTAAAGGGAAGCCATCGAGTATCTCAAGGACAATATTTAATGAGATTCAATATGGTGACGAAAGAGTTGAGGTTGGTTATTCTGGCAAAAGAAGGGTAATACCTCAGCTTATATTTAGTGAGTTAAATACAGATGTTGAACCAAGGATGAAGTTTGATAGTGAATCAGTATTCCTAATTACTGGCGGTGGATATGGCATTACCAGTGAGATTGCAAAGGATATTGCCAAGCATTTCAAATCGAGAATTATAATTATTTCGCGAGAGGGATTGCCATCGAATATTGAGGAGTTGGCTAGCTTAGATGAGAATGGCTTAAAGGAGTTAAAGGATCGTGTTATTAATGAGCTAAAATCGACTGAAAAGAGGATTACACCTGTGATTATTGATCGAGAGTATGGCAAATATCTTAATGCCATTGAGAAGTATAAGAATATCAGACAGATGGAGGATATCGGAGCGGCATCTGTTGAATACTATCCCTGTGACGTCTCAGATAATGAGGGGATGTCAGGAATTATTAATAGTATTAAAGAGAAGTATGGAAGAATAGATGTGATAATCCATGGAGCTGGAATTGATTACGGCAAACTCCTTGAGGATAAGAAATATAAGGATTTCTGTCGTGTTTTTGATGTTAAGGTGGATGGATGTTTTAATTTAGTTGAGCTAACAAGAGACATAGATGTTAAGGCATTGGTTACTTTTTCATCTGTATCAGGCAGATTTGGAAATCGTGGTCAAACGGATTATTCTGCAGCAAATGATCTTCTAAATAAATATGTCCAGCATGTAAACAAGAGGAAAAATGGTAAGACAGTAGCTGTCTCAATGAATTGGAGTGGATGGAAGGATGTGGGGATGGCAACTCGAGAAAGCATAACAAAGATATTCGAGGAAGATGGAATTGATATGATATCATTGGCTGATGGTGTTACTAGGGTACGTGAGGAAATATTATTTGGACATGATAGCGAGGTTGTAATTGCAGGTAAAGTCGGGATTCTAGATAGTGATGCAATTGTGGTTGGCGATAGGTCAAAGGAATTTTTAAATCTTGTCAGCCTGGTTAAGTCCAAGAGGGAAGTTTATCCCTTGCTTGATGAAATTATAGACTTTGAACCTGGCAAGAGGTTAGTGGTAAAGAAGAAGCTTGATCCAGAGATAGATATTTATCTAAAGGATCATTCAATTGAAAATGTGCCCTATTTCCCGGCAGTAATGGGTATTGAGGCCTTTGCTGAGGTCACACACCTTCTTTTCCCTGAGAAGAGGATAAGATCAATGAGGGATATCCAGTTCCAGGTGCCAATTAAGCTATTGAAGGGGAACCCTGTTGATTTAATTATTACAGTGGAGGAGTGTGGAACTGAGGATGGGAAGACGGAACTCAATGCAAAGATAGAAACCGAATTTTATAACAAAGAGGGAATCAAGCTTGGGGATAACAAGCTTCACTTTACGGCTAGGATAATTATATCAGAAGATAAGGTTGTATTAACGAAATCTGAGAGCGCCGCTCATGAGCAGCATATAATAGAGCGATATATGAAGGATGGTGCAGTTGAGATTTCTGATGAAGAGATATACAAGAGATTTTTCCATGGACCAGTTTTCCAGGTGCATAATGGTGTCCTAAATCTCAATACTGATAAGAAGAGGATTGTTGGTGCTGTGGGTATTAAGAATGAAAAGATATTTAAATCAATAGAGAAACCGAGGTTTATAGCTAATCCGATGACAATTGAAGCTGCGCTTCAGAATGCTGGTATTTATGGAATGGCAAATGCAAACATGAGTTCTCTACCGGATGCAATAACAGAACTGGAATTTAGGAAAATACCTGATAAGGTTGACAGTCTTTTTATTTTAGCCGAGCATATTGGAAATGAAGAGGACAAGCATATTTATGATACCGAGATCTTTGATAATGATGGGAATCTGTATTCTCGTATGAAGGGCTATAAAATGATAAATACTGAGGAGCTTGAAGAAAATGAGAGATTTCAATAA